From a region of the Geothrix sp. 21YS21S-2 genome:
- a CDS encoding bacteriohemerythrin, protein MGLIEWSSALETGDARIDEQHRTLVQAFNDLEDALARRRGREAASRTLLFLVGYATEHFQMEEKLMDDAGFPDTARHKRFHHDLVVKLSALLTSYTQGSATLNPDVMGFLEGWLVEHILGEDLRLAEFLRAH, encoded by the coding sequence ATGGGTTTGATTGAATGGAGCTCGGCCCTGGAGACCGGGGACGCCAGGATCGACGAGCAGCACCGGACCCTCGTGCAGGCCTTCAACGATCTGGAGGACGCCCTGGCGCGCAGGCGCGGCCGGGAAGCGGCGAGCCGGACCCTCCTGTTCCTGGTGGGGTACGCCACCGAGCATTTCCAGATGGAAGAGAAACTCATGGACGACGCCGGGTTCCCCGACACCGCCCGCCACAAGAGGTTCCACCACGACCTGGTCGTGAAGCTCTCCGCGCTCCTGACCTCCTATACGCAGGGTTCGGCCACCCTCAACCCGGATGTCATGGGGTTCCTGGAGGGCTGGCTGGTCGAGCACATCCTGGGGGAGGACCTGCGCCTCGCGGAGTTCCTCAGGGCCCACTGA
- a CDS encoding LysR family transcriptional regulator, with the protein MAMPDLNLLVTLDVLLAEGNVARAAQRLHLSPSAMSRALARLRETTGDPLLVRAGRGLVPTPRALELREQVSRLVQDTEAVLRPAETPDLKHLVRTFTLRTSDGFVENFGPGLLARVGAAAPGVRLRFVQKLDNRDSTLLRDGTVDLETGVVGNAVGPEVRVQTLFRDRFVGVVRAGHPLCEGELTAARYAAGRHIYVSRRGRETGVMDEALAVLGLEREIFTIVGGFSAALALARASDLVATVPERHTGDLRAGMRTFALPFPTPDLTVSLLWHPRMHADPAHRWLRGLVAEACDAGR; encoded by the coding sequence ATGGCCATGCCCGACCTCAACCTGCTCGTCACCCTGGATGTGCTGCTCGCGGAAGGCAACGTCGCCCGCGCGGCCCAGCGCCTGCACCTCAGCCCCTCGGCCATGAGCCGGGCGCTGGCGCGGCTGCGCGAGACGACGGGCGACCCGCTGCTGGTCCGGGCAGGGCGGGGCCTCGTCCCGACGCCCAGGGCCCTGGAACTCCGGGAGCAGGTCAGCCGGCTGGTGCAGGACACCGAAGCGGTCCTCCGTCCCGCGGAGACGCCCGACCTCAAGCACCTCGTCCGGACGTTCACCCTGCGGACCAGCGACGGCTTCGTGGAGAACTTCGGCCCCGGCCTCCTCGCCCGGGTGGGCGCGGCCGCTCCCGGGGTGCGGCTGCGCTTCGTGCAGAAGCTGGACAACCGCGACAGCACCCTGCTCCGGGACGGGACGGTCGATCTGGAGACGGGCGTCGTGGGGAACGCGGTGGGGCCGGAAGTGCGGGTCCAGACCCTGTTCCGGGACCGCTTCGTGGGCGTGGTGCGGGCGGGCCACCCGCTGTGCGAGGGCGAGCTCACCGCCGCCCGGTATGCGGCCGGCCGGCATATCTACGTGTCGCGACGGGGCCGGGAAACGGGCGTGATGGACGAGGCCCTGGCCGTGCTCGGGCTGGAGCGGGAGATCTTCACGATCGTCGGCGGCTTCTCGGCCGCCCTGGCCCTGGCCCGGGCCTCGGACCTGGTGGCCACCGTCCCCGAGCGGCACACCGGGGACCTGCGCGCGGGGATGCGCACGTTCGCTCTCCCGTTCCCCACTCCGGACCTGACCGTGTCGCTCCTCTGGCATCCGAGGATGCACGCCGATCCGGCCCACCGCTGGCTCCGCGGCCTCGTCGCGGAGGCCTGCGACGCCGGAAGGTAG
- a CDS encoding DUF1638 domain-containing protein translates to MSPGRVCLSCSIFRREIQALQAAGRFSLPVDYLSSMLHMNPGLLEARLRIALEAVQGGDRDVVLVYGDCCGHMEAFAAGPGTARTEGLNCCEIVLGRETYRKLRREGAFFLMPEWTLAWKRVFEGQLGLLGPCAKAFMQEMHTRLIYLDTGVLPVPHRELEEAGAYMGLPVEILPVSLEPLRASLELAAGRTRHD, encoded by the coding sequence GTGAGCCCCGGCCGGGTCTGCCTCTCCTGTTCGATCTTCAGGCGGGAGATCCAGGCGCTCCAGGCCGCCGGCCGCTTCTCCCTACCCGTGGACTACCTGAGTTCGATGCTGCACATGAATCCCGGCCTGCTGGAGGCCCGGCTGCGGATCGCCCTCGAGGCCGTCCAGGGCGGGGACCGGGACGTGGTCCTGGTGTACGGGGACTGCTGCGGCCACATGGAAGCCTTCGCGGCCGGTCCGGGCACGGCCCGGACCGAGGGCCTCAACTGCTGCGAGATCGTCCTGGGCCGCGAAACCTACCGGAAGCTCCGCAGGGAGGGCGCCTTCTTCCTCATGCCCGAATGGACCCTCGCCTGGAAGCGGGTCTTCGAGGGCCAGCTGGGACTGCTGGGACCCTGCGCCAAGGCCTTCATGCAGGAGATGCACACGCGCCTGATCTACCTGGATACGGGCGTCCTGCCGGTCCCCCACCGGGAGCTGGAGGAGGCCGGCGCCTACATGGGCCTGCCGGTGGAGATCCTGCCCGTGTCCCTGGAACCCCTCCGGGCCAGCCTGGAGCTGGCCGCAGGCAGGACGCGCCATGACTGA
- a CDS encoding winged helix-turn-helix domain-containing protein, which yields MILKIRILHEDLFAFGPGKAALLDAIARHESISGAGRELGLSYSKTRRLVDEMNLSFRSPLVETSRGGSERGGAVVTEIGRRVLGVFRSMEEKAREAVQDGFRDLAAELKGKAPGG from the coding sequence ATGATCCTGAAAATCCGGATCCTCCACGAGGACCTCTTCGCCTTCGGCCCCGGCAAGGCCGCCCTCCTGGACGCCATAGCCCGGCACGAATCCATCTCCGGCGCCGGCCGGGAATTGGGGCTCAGCTACAGCAAGACGCGCCGGCTCGTCGACGAGATGAACCTGTCCTTCCGGTCCCCCCTGGTCGAGACGTCGAGGGGCGGAAGCGAACGGGGAGGAGCGGTGGTGACCGAGATCGGCCGGCGGGTTCTCGGCGTGTTCCGGAGCATGGAGGAGAAGGCCCGGGAGGCTGTCCAGGACGGGTTCCGGGACCTGGCGGCGGAGCTGAAGGGCAAGGCCCCCGGGGGGTGA
- a CDS encoding alginate export family protein yields MSNFYCHPGRAGGSPGFARACALAVTAAGVLKGEAALTLSAEARMRADAYANARLVAGDDYRQGLFRGTVGADLRLDRHVRIHGEAGTGQVHDRRGAAGANFQNEASLQQVFVEVGGQAGGTLVGAMAGRQEFADGPRQLISVGDGPNVHRTWNGLRLQAQGRRLRAGAFDLRATRLARGAFDETIDHGERLQGVNASLALPSEGGTDAYLEPFWFHTEKPGFRAGGQVGLDDRDTFGLRFRGRRGGLAYDWTLAHQSGRYLKRGIDAWGLFAVQSLALAGGGWKPALTAHLDLATGGAYGGGTLKAFNPLYASSGYLGEGQFLGLCNLVMIAPGLAVTPSPRTALSAEYGFARRFDARDAAYAGGQRAYAGTQKVPGRDLGGLLRVMGSWSASASLTLFFNYEHFAAGGVLTRARLRSGSYAYAGATFRY; encoded by the coding sequence ATGTCAAACTTCTACTGCCACCCCGGCAGAGCCGGGGGGTCTCCTGGTTTTGCTAGGGCCTGCGCACTCGCCGTGACGGCCGCCGGCGTTCTGAAAGGCGAAGCGGCCCTGACCTTGAGCGCCGAGGCCCGGATGCGCGCGGACGCCTATGCCAACGCCCGGCTGGTGGCCGGCGACGACTACCGGCAGGGCCTGTTCCGCGGGACCGTGGGCGCGGACCTGCGGCTGGACCGCCATGTCCGCATCCATGGGGAGGCCGGCACGGGCCAGGTGCATGACCGCCGTGGAGCCGCCGGGGCGAACTTCCAGAACGAGGCCTCCCTGCAGCAGGTGTTCGTGGAGGTCGGCGGGCAGGCCGGAGGAACGCTCGTGGGCGCCATGGCCGGCCGCCAGGAGTTCGCCGACGGCCCCCGCCAGCTGATCAGCGTCGGCGACGGTCCCAACGTCCACCGCACCTGGAACGGCCTGCGCCTCCAGGCCCAAGGCCGGAGGCTCCGGGCGGGCGCCTTCGACCTGCGTGCCACGCGCCTGGCCCGCGGGGCCTTCGACGAGACGATCGACCACGGCGAACGGCTCCAGGGGGTCAACGCCAGCCTGGCGCTCCCATCGGAAGGGGGGACGGACGCCTACCTGGAACCCTTCTGGTTCCACACCGAGAAGCCGGGTTTCCGCGCGGGCGGCCAGGTCGGCCTCGATGACCGCGACACCTTCGGCCTGCGCTTCCGGGGACGGCGCGGCGGGCTGGCCTACGACTGGACCCTGGCGCACCAGAGCGGCCGGTACCTGAAGCGCGGAATCGACGCCTGGGGCCTGTTCGCCGTCCAGAGCCTGGCCCTTGCCGGCGGGGGGTGGAAACCCGCCCTCACGGCCCATCTGGACCTCGCCACGGGCGGCGCCTACGGCGGCGGCACCCTCAAGGCGTTCAATCCGCTCTATGCGAGTTCCGGCTACCTGGGTGAAGGGCAGTTCCTCGGCCTTTGCAACCTGGTGATGATCGCTCCGGGCCTTGCCGTGACGCCCTCGCCCCGGACGGCCCTCTCCGCTGAGTACGGTTTCGCTCGGCGGTTCGATGCCCGGGACGCGGCCTATGCCGGGGGCCAGCGCGCCTACGCGGGAACCCAGAAGGTTCCGGGCCGCGACCTCGGCGGCCTGCTGCGGGTCATGGGCAGCTGGTCGGCCAGCGCCAGCCTGACCCTGTTCTTCAACTACGAGCACTTCGCCGCCGGCGGCGTGCTCACCCGCGCCCGGCTTCGTTCCGGGAGCTACGCCTACGCCGGGGCGACCTTCCGGTACTGA
- a CDS encoding PAS domain-containing sensor histidine kinase: MTESGRARDEAVIQFMITDFLAEILKYSASPGEMGQYLARQLREFMGVRTVVMLQQEGGARIVAIEPGSASTEAMVPRLEQVLALMPGAAGSALTSTETAAPELRAALAALKVDSLSMTPLRVGDLRVGTLFGLGHLDIQRPDELSRLLDALSPVFALILRNTLHFESQEMMVLTQAENYQALLRTNLDGFVVVGPQGAILDANEAYAHMTGYSVDELRTRDVLSLEALESHAAYLRRTENLKTHGSDRFLSRHRRKDGTTFPVEVSVTYVPNQDLIIGFIRDLTDRVRAEAALRESEAHHRELLEMLGEGISIVDPGEIFVMANREMDRIFGVGPGGLVGRNLREFLDEPDLAWVLDQTRLRRKGATGSYEVRIRRPDGQVRTLHNTVTPRFDSAGTFTGSLSVVRDLTDQLRTQEALRLAQKMQSLGSLAGGVAHDMNNVLGAILALASVHHLQAEDGSPLQAHMETIVKACQRGGTLVKGLLGFARQDLAEKREVDLNAVVREQVALLERTTLQKVDLAVDLAPDLPRILGDPAALNHALMNLCVNAVDAMPGGGTLALRTWREAGKARLEVADTGSGMPEEVLRKALDPFFSTKPQGKGTGLGLSMAYSTVTAHRGELEIQSRVGQGTRILLAFPACAEPAPGPGADGGRQAPPLARRLEVLLIDDDELIQEAVRALLKALGCTVAVASGGEQALAALEAGLDPGLVILDMNMPGLDGAATLPHLRALRPDVPIILATGRVDQSVLALVDADPRLSLLAKPFSLEELQARLEELAGQGALGD, translated from the coding sequence ATGACTGAATCCGGCCGGGCCCGGGACGAGGCCGTCATCCAGTTCATGATCACGGATTTCCTCGCCGAGATCCTGAAGTACTCGGCCAGCCCCGGGGAGATGGGCCAGTACCTCGCCCGGCAGCTCCGCGAGTTCATGGGGGTCCGCACCGTCGTGATGCTGCAGCAGGAAGGCGGGGCGCGCATCGTGGCCATCGAACCCGGGTCCGCCAGCACCGAGGCCATGGTTCCGCGCCTGGAGCAGGTCCTGGCGCTCATGCCCGGGGCGGCCGGGTCCGCCCTGACGTCCACGGAAACCGCGGCACCCGAGCTCCGGGCCGCCCTGGCCGCGCTGAAGGTGGACTCCCTGAGCATGACCCCCCTGCGGGTCGGCGACCTCCGGGTGGGGACCCTGTTCGGCCTGGGCCACCTGGACATCCAGCGTCCGGACGAACTGTCCCGCCTGCTGGACGCCCTCTCTCCGGTGTTCGCCCTCATCCTGCGCAACACCCTCCATTTCGAATCCCAGGAAATGATGGTCCTGACCCAGGCCGAGAACTACCAGGCCCTGCTCCGCACGAACCTGGACGGCTTCGTGGTCGTGGGGCCCCAAGGCGCCATCCTGGACGCCAACGAAGCCTATGCGCACATGACGGGCTACTCCGTGGATGAGCTGCGCACGCGGGACGTCCTCAGCCTGGAGGCCCTGGAGTCCCACGCCGCGTACCTGCGGCGCACGGAGAACCTGAAGACGCACGGCTCGGACCGCTTCCTGTCCCGCCACCGGCGCAAGGACGGCACCACCTTCCCCGTGGAGGTGTCGGTCACCTACGTGCCCAACCAGGATCTCATCATCGGGTTCATCCGGGACCTCACGGACCGGGTCCGGGCCGAGGCCGCGCTCCGGGAGAGCGAGGCCCACCACCGGGAGCTCCTCGAAATGCTCGGGGAAGGCATCTCGATCGTGGACCCCGGCGAGATCTTCGTCATGGCGAACCGGGAAATGGACCGGATCTTCGGGGTCGGACCCGGCGGGCTGGTCGGCAGAAACCTGCGCGAATTCCTGGACGAACCGGACCTTGCCTGGGTGCTGGACCAGACCCGGCTGCGCCGGAAGGGCGCCACCGGTTCCTACGAAGTCCGGATCCGGCGCCCGGACGGGCAGGTCCGGACCCTCCACAACACCGTCACGCCCCGCTTCGACTCCGCGGGGACCTTCACGGGGAGCCTCTCCGTGGTCCGGGACCTCACGGACCAGCTGCGCACCCAGGAGGCCCTGCGCCTGGCCCAGAAGATGCAAAGCCTGGGCAGCCTGGCCGGGGGCGTCGCCCATGACATGAACAACGTGCTGGGGGCCATCCTGGCCCTGGCGAGCGTCCACCATCTGCAGGCGGAGGACGGCTCCCCGCTCCAGGCCCACATGGAGACCATCGTCAAGGCCTGCCAGCGGGGCGGCACGCTGGTGAAGGGCCTCCTGGGCTTCGCCCGCCAGGACCTGGCCGAGAAGCGGGAAGTGGACCTGAACGCCGTCGTCCGGGAGCAGGTCGCGCTCCTGGAGCGCACCACGTTGCAGAAGGTGGACCTGGCGGTGGACCTGGCCCCGGACCTCCCCCGCATCCTGGGGGACCCCGCGGCCCTCAACCACGCCCTCATGAATCTCTGCGTGAACGCCGTGGACGCCATGCCCGGCGGCGGCACCCTGGCCCTGCGCACCTGGCGGGAGGCCGGCAAGGCCCGCCTCGAGGTGGCCGACACCGGCAGCGGCATGCCCGAGGAGGTCCTGCGCAAGGCCCTGGATCCCTTCTTCAGCACCAAGCCCCAGGGCAAGGGCACCGGCCTGGGGCTGTCCATGGCCTACAGCACCGTGACCGCCCACCGGGGCGAACTGGAGATCCAGAGCCGGGTGGGCCAGGGCACGCGCATCCTGCTGGCCTTCCCCGCCTGCGCCGAACCCGCCCCGGGCCCCGGGGCGGACGGCGGCCGCCAGGCCCCGCCCCTGGCGAGGCGCCTGGAGGTGCTCCTGATCGACGACGACGAGCTCATCCAGGAGGCCGTCCGGGCGCTGCTGAAGGCCCTGGGCTGCACCGTCGCCGTCGCCTCCGGGGGCGAGCAGGCCCTGGCGGCCCTGGAGGCCGGCCTGGATCCGGGCCTCGTCATCCTGGACATGAACATGCCCGGCCTGGACGGGGCGGCCACCCTGCCGCACCTCCGCGCCCTGCGCCCGGACGTGCCGATCATCCTGGCGACCGGCCGCGTCGATCAGTCGGTGCTGGCCCTGGTGGACGCGGACCCGCGGCTTTCGCTGCTGGCGAAGCCGTTCAGCCTCGAGGAGCTGCAGGCCAGGCTGGAGGAGCTGGCGGGGCAGGGCGCGCTTGGCGATTGA
- a CDS encoding carboxymuconolactone decarboxylase family protein: protein MEPRLNFHRSGPDAMKAMSALEQQIARSGLEPALVELVRLRASQINGCAFCIDVHAADARKAGESERRLATLGVWHETPFFSARERAALEWTEAVTRVAETRVPDEVWERVHPHFTPAELVDLTLLVATINAWNRFAIAFRKRPA from the coding sequence ATGGAACCCCGTCTCAACTTCCACCGATCCGGCCCGGATGCCATGAAGGCCATGTCCGCCCTCGAGCAGCAAATCGCCCGCTCGGGCCTGGAACCCGCCCTGGTGGAACTCGTCCGCCTGCGCGCCTCGCAGATCAACGGCTGCGCATTCTGCATCGATGTCCACGCCGCCGACGCGCGGAAGGCGGGCGAGAGCGAGCGCCGCCTGGCGACGCTGGGCGTCTGGCACGAGACCCCGTTCTTCAGCGCCCGCGAGCGCGCCGCCCTGGAATGGACCGAGGCCGTCACCCGGGTGGCCGAGACGCGCGTGCCGGACGAGGTCTGGGAGCGGGTGCATCCGCACTTCACGCCCGCGGAGCTCGTGGACCTGACGCTGCTGGTGGCCACGATCAACGCCTGGAACCGCTTCGCCATCGCGTTCCGGAAACGGCCGGCCTGA
- the modA gene encoding molybdate ABC transporter substrate-binding protein produces MKRRALLALALGLCLALGAQPRPTVMVIAAAGDLRGALEEVQAAFEARHPEAGLQLSFGASGNLTAQIRQGAPFDIFLAADTGFPEAVQQAGLATADGLFPYAKGSLTLWVRKDLNLDPARDGLKVLLQPGVKKVATANAQMAPYGRAGEAALRHAGLYDAVKPRLVFADNIAQAAQFLQAGAAEAGLISYSQARNPALQQTGVAWKVPDGTYPPLIQAGVILKRTASPEPARAFMAFLVGPEGQAILARHGFGRP; encoded by the coding sequence ATGAAACGCCGCGCCCTTCTCGCCCTCGCCCTCGGCTTGTGCCTCGCCCTGGGCGCCCAGCCCCGGCCCACGGTCATGGTCATCGCCGCGGCCGGGGATCTCCGCGGGGCCCTGGAAGAGGTTCAGGCGGCCTTCGAGGCCAGGCACCCGGAAGCCGGCCTCCAGCTTTCCTTCGGGGCCTCGGGGAACCTCACGGCCCAGATCCGGCAGGGCGCCCCCTTCGATATCTTCCTGGCGGCCGACACGGGGTTTCCGGAGGCCGTTCAGCAGGCCGGGCTCGCCACCGCGGACGGCCTCTTCCCCTATGCCAAGGGCAGCCTCACCCTCTGGGTCCGCAAGGACCTGAACCTCGATCCGGCCCGGGACGGCCTCAAGGTGCTCCTCCAGCCGGGCGTCAAGAAGGTGGCCACCGCCAACGCCCAGATGGCGCCCTACGGGCGGGCCGGCGAAGCCGCCCTGCGGCACGCGGGGCTCTACGATGCCGTGAAACCCAGGCTGGTCTTCGCGGACAACATCGCCCAGGCCGCCCAGTTCCTCCAGGCCGGCGCCGCCGAGGCCGGGCTCATCTCCTATTCCCAGGCCCGCAACCCGGCCCTGCAGCAGACGGGGGTGGCGTGGAAGGTGCCCGACGGGACGTACCCGCCCCTGATCCAGGCCGGGGTCATCCTGAAACGCACCGCCAGCCCGGAGCCGGCCCGGGCCTTCATGGCGTTCCTGGTGGGCCCCGAGGGCCAGGCGATCCTCGCCAGGCACGGCTTCGGCAGGCCTTGA
- a CDS encoding putative manganese-dependent inorganic diphosphatase, whose protein sequence is MRTGSLATLDEPLKPNQGAAMPVYVIGHKNPDTDSICSAISYAHFLRQTHIPEAVAACCGEVNPRTLFVLKEAGLEQPKLLMDVHPTVGQLCSREVVTAREGEPFFEVYRRMQAHRLHAMPVVDAAGQLTGMLTLSRLLELLMPDAANSDSPRVVRSTVENIRRAFSGTFLNVVDPDRADALLLSVGAMSYENFMPRLRERKPENTLIVVGDRPTIQRPTIQFGARCLVVTGSHGLAQDLLEEARAQGVTVIGSPLDTASTAMMIRGAKVIDSAVDRTFRKFKEKQLARSVRKEVHSLQQELFPVVGEAGELLGVFTKEDLASPEPVRLVLVDHNELAQAVSGAEDAEILEVLDHHRVGGGLISRVPIRFQNDTVGSTCTMVARCFRREALMPPKGIAQCMAAGIISDTLNLSSPTTTPVDRDMLAWLGEAGGFDVQAFAEAFFAMGSALQLSTPRAALRMDCKEYTEGPWNLAVAQIEEVGFQHFERLKPVLAEELEVLVQEKRLAFACLLVTDISLNNSLLLVAGREHLIDAIDYPRLESNLFQLDSVVSRKKQLLPHLARQFARVDVDAAAGSLGR, encoded by the coding sequence ATGAGAACAGGTTCATTGGCTACACTTGATGAACCTCTAAAGCCGAATCAGGGAGCCGCAATGCCCGTCTACGTCATTGGCCACAAGAACCCGGACACCGACTCCATCTGCTCGGCCATCTCCTACGCCCACTTCCTCCGCCAGACCCACATCCCGGAGGCGGTGGCCGCCTGCTGCGGGGAGGTCAACCCGAGGACGCTCTTCGTGCTGAAGGAGGCGGGGCTGGAGCAGCCCAAGCTGCTCATGGACGTGCATCCCACCGTGGGGCAGCTGTGCAGCCGGGAGGTGGTGACGGCCCGGGAGGGCGAGCCCTTCTTCGAGGTGTACCGGCGCATGCAGGCCCACCGGCTGCACGCCATGCCCGTGGTGGACGCGGCCGGCCAGCTCACGGGCATGCTGACCCTCTCCCGCCTCCTGGAACTCCTCATGCCCGACGCCGCCAACAGCGACAGCCCGCGGGTGGTGCGCTCCACGGTCGAGAACATCCGCCGGGCCTTCTCGGGCACCTTCCTGAACGTGGTGGACCCGGACCGCGCCGACGCCCTCCTCCTCAGCGTGGGCGCCATGAGCTACGAGAACTTCATGCCGCGCCTGCGGGAGCGCAAGCCGGAGAACACCCTCATCGTCGTGGGGGACCGCCCCACCATCCAGCGCCCCACCATCCAGTTCGGCGCGCGCTGCCTGGTAGTGACCGGCAGCCACGGCCTGGCCCAGGACCTCCTGGAAGAGGCCCGGGCCCAGGGGGTCACGGTCATCGGCAGCCCCCTGGACACCGCCAGCACCGCCATGATGATCCGCGGCGCCAAGGTCATCGATTCCGCCGTGGACCGCACCTTCCGGAAGTTCAAGGAGAAGCAGCTGGCCCGCAGCGTCCGCAAGGAGGTGCACTCCCTGCAGCAGGAACTCTTCCCCGTGGTGGGCGAGGCCGGCGAACTGCTCGGCGTCTTCACCAAGGAGGACCTGGCCAGCCCCGAGCCGGTGCGCCTGGTGCTCGTGGACCACAACGAGCTGGCCCAGGCCGTCAGCGGCGCCGAGGACGCGGAGATCCTGGAGGTGCTGGACCACCACCGCGTGGGCGGCGGGCTCATCTCCCGGGTCCCCATCCGCTTCCAGAACGACACCGTGGGCTCCACCTGCACCATGGTGGCGCGCTGCTTCCGCCGGGAGGCCCTGATGCCCCCCAAGGGCATCGCCCAGTGCATGGCCGCCGGCATCATCTCCGACACCCTCAACCTCAGCTCCCCCACCACCACCCCCGTGGACCGGGACATGCTGGCCTGGCTGGGCGAGGCGGGGGGCTTCGACGTGCAGGCCTTCGCCGAGGCCTTCTTCGCCATGGGTTCGGCCCTGCAGCTCTCCACCCCCCGGGCGGCCCTGCGCATGGACTGCAAGGAGTACACCGAGGGCCCCTGGAACCTCGCCGTGGCCCAGATCGAGGAAGTGGGCTTCCAGCACTTCGAGCGCCTCAAGCCGGTGCTCGCCGAGGAGCTGGAGGTCCTGGTCCAGGAGAAGCGCCTGGCCTTCGCCTGCCTCCTGGTCACCGACATCTCCCTGAACAACAGCCTCCTCCTGGTGGCCGGCCGCGAGCACCTCATCGACGCCATCGACTACCCCCGCCTCGAAAGCAACCTGTTCCAGCTGGACTCCGTGGTGAGCCGCAAGAAGCAGCTTCTGCCGCATCTCGCGAGGCAGTTCGCGCGGGTGGACGTGGACGCGGCGGCCGGGAGCCTCGGGCGGTAG
- a CDS encoding MFS transporter — protein MKPSRPPLPPAVRWALATLSLSMLMPSLDTSIANAGLPTLALAFHGSFQAVQWIVLAYLLAITSLIVSAGRLGDLFGRRRLLQAGIAVFTAASLLCGLAPTLGLLIAARAAQGLGAALMMALTVALAGEAVPKTRAGSAMGLLGTMSAIGTTLGPSLGGLLIAGFGWRTLFLVNVPLGILNILLVDRHLAPDAPGRQAGAVRFDGAGTGLLTLALGAYALAMTLGRGRPGSLNLALLAAAVLGAGLFAVAERRAASPLIRLAMFRDPALSGSLAMSTLVSTVMMATLVVGPFYLSRALGLPATLTGAALSVGPLVAALAGVPAGRLVDRFGPHRMTLAGLAGMAAGAVLLSLLPATCGLAGYLGPIAVITSHYALFQTANNTAVMTGAGPGQRGVISGMLSLSRNLGLITGASVMGAVFALASAATDVTTAGPGALAAGMRITFAVAAVLIAGALAIASGSQALARRSTPSLGSQEEAHVLD, from the coding sequence ATGAAACCGTCCCGCCCCCCCCTCCCACCCGCCGTCCGCTGGGCGCTGGCCACCCTGTCCCTCTCCATGCTGATGCCTTCGCTGGACACCAGCATCGCCAACGCCGGCCTGCCCACCCTGGCCCTGGCGTTCCACGGCTCCTTCCAGGCCGTCCAGTGGATCGTCCTGGCCTACCTCCTGGCCATCACCTCCCTGATCGTCAGCGCCGGCCGGCTCGGGGACCTCTTCGGCCGCCGGCGCCTGCTGCAGGCCGGGATCGCCGTATTCACGGCGGCCTCCCTCCTGTGCGGCCTGGCGCCCACGCTCGGGCTGCTGATCGCGGCCCGGGCGGCGCAGGGCCTGGGCGCGGCCCTCATGATGGCCCTCACCGTCGCCCTGGCGGGCGAGGCCGTCCCGAAGACCCGGGCCGGCAGCGCCATGGGTCTCCTGGGAACCATGTCCGCCATCGGGACCACCCTCGGCCCGTCGCTGGGAGGGCTCCTGATCGCCGGCTTCGGCTGGCGGACCCTCTTCCTCGTCAACGTGCCGCTGGGCATCCTGAACATCCTGCTGGTGGACCGCCACCTGGCCCCCGACGCCCCGGGGCGGCAGGCCGGCGCGGTCCGGTTCGACGGCGCGGGCACCGGGCTGCTCACCCTGGCGCTGGGGGCCTATGCCCTGGCCATGACCCTGGGCCGGGGCCGCCCGGGTTCGCTCAACCTGGCCCTGCTGGCCGCCGCCGTCCTGGGCGCGGGCCTCTTCGCCGTGGCGGAGCGGCGTGCCGCGTCGCCCCTCATCCGCCTGGCCATGTTCCGGGACCCGGCCCTGAGCGGAAGCCTCGCCATGAGCACGCTCGTCTCCACGGTGATGATGGCCACCCTGGTGGTCGGGCCGTTCTACCTCTCCCGGGCGCTGGGGCTTCCCGCGACGCTCACCGGGGCCGCCCTGTCGGTGGGCCCGCTGGTGGCCGCCCTGGCGGGCGTGCCTGCCGGCCGCCTTGTGGACCGCTTTGGCCCCCACCGCATGACCCTCGCCGGGCTCGCCGGCATGGCGGCCGGCGCCGTCCTCCTCTCGCTGCTTCCGGCAACCTGCGGCCTCGCGGGCTACCTGGGCCCCATCGCCGTCATCACCTCCCACTACGCCCTGTTCCAGACGGCCAACAACACCGCCGTCATGACCGGCGCCGGCCCGGGGCAGCGGGGCGTCATCTCCGGCATGCTCAGCCTTTCGCGCAACCTGGGACTCATCACGGGCGCCTCCGTCATGGGCGCCGTCTTCGCCCTCGCCTCCGCGGCAACGGACGTCACCACCGCGGGTCCCGGGGCCCTGGCCGCGGGCATGCGCATCACCTTCGCGGTCGCCGCGGTCCTCATCGCCGGGGCGCTGGCCATCGCCTCCGGCAGCCAGGCACTCGCCCGGCGCTCCACCCCCTCCCTTGGGAGCCAGGAGGAAGCCCATGTCCTGGACTAA